A window of Excalfactoria chinensis isolate bCotChi1 chromosome Z, bCotChi1.hap2, whole genome shotgun sequence contains these coding sequences:
- the LOC140264579 gene encoding PHD finger protein 7-like, translated as MPNMFQRNEEEASNSGEPECVLCRRTRVNPDTCGQMFATGGLCAHQFCLFFADGLLEWRSPMGGIFGFSLHAVQHAVQLADQKHCFVCGERGATISCAQTGCERSFHLPCAEDGECVTQYFGQHRSFCWEHRPRQAAEAAPSQNASCVICLEPVGDSTSYHTMVCPKHALHAATMRFFCPVCGGRTQFRSQMTTLGIQIPVRRPSWWDDQDYQSLRERHRRCDARMCIYLGGRERAQEKGRWQLLLCSSCGSEGTHRNCTFWATSGNSWECDTCAAAGTGKRQRAACLGAWPGKAWQQGLGVALPVP; from the exons ATGCCGAACATGTTCCAAAGGAACGAGGAGGAGGCCTCCAACTCTggggagccag agtgCGTGCTGTGCCGCAGGACACGGGTCAACCCGGACACCTGCGGGCAGATGTTTGCCACCGGTGGGCTCTGTGCCCACCAGTTCTGCTTG ttCTTTGCTGATGGCCTCTTGGAGTGGAGAAGCCCGATGGGAGGAATTTTTGGCTTCTCCCTTCATGCCGTCCAGCATGCAGTCCAGCTGGCAGACCAGAAG cactgctttgtctgcGGCGAGAGGGGAGCTACCATCAGCTGCGCGCAGACAGGCTGTGAGcgcagcttccatctgccctgcgcCGAGGACGGGGAGTGCGTCACCCAGTATTTTGGGCAGCACCG gtccttctgctgggagcatcgcCCTCGACAGGCAGCggaggcagctccatctcagAACGCCTCCTgtgtcatctgcctggagcccGTGGGGGACAGCACGTCCTAccacaccatggtgtgcccg aaacatgCCTTACACGCTGCCACCATGCGCTTCTTCTGCCCCGTCTGTGGAGGAAGAACGCAATTCAGGTCCCAGATGACCACACTGGGGATCCAGATCCCagtcag ACGACCATCTTGGTGGGACGATCAGGACTACCAGTCTCTGAGAGAGAGGCACAGGCGGTGTGATGCCAGAATGTGCATCTAccttggaggcagggagagggcaCAGGAGAAGGG gcgctggcagctgctgctctgcagctcctgtggctcaGAAGGCACGCACCGGAACTGCACCTTCTGGGCCACCAGCGGCAATAGCTGGGAGTGCGACACCTGCGCTGCTGcgggcaccggtaagaggcaaagAGCCGCATGCCTCGGGGCCTGGCCAGGCAAGGCCTGGCAGCAGGGGCTCGGGGTGGCCTTGCCCGTGCCATGA
- the LOC140264580 gene encoding LOW QUALITY PROTEIN: PHD finger protein 7-like (The sequence of the model RefSeq protein was modified relative to this genomic sequence to represent the inferred CDS: inserted 2 bases in 1 codon) — protein sequence MPNMFQRNEEEASNSGEPECVLCGRTRVNPDTCGQMFSTGGLCAHQFCLFFADGLLEWRSPLGELFGFSFMPSSMQSQLADQKHCFVCGERGATISCAQTGCERSFHLPCAEDGECVTQYFGQHRSFCWEHRPRQAAEAAPSQNASCVICLDAVGDSTSYHTMVCPVCKQAWFHRGCLQKHALHAATMRFFCPSVEXKNAIQSQMTTLGIQIPVRRPSWWDDQDYQSLRERHRRCDARMCIYLGGRERAQEKGRWQLLLCSSCGSEGTHRNCTFWATSGNSWECDTCAAAGTASRPNSDLASPSAPSQMVMGSSRAAARRQHPRQRGSSHTRSRSPLNGQASGSRSQPRRCRGGSRTTARGAQRSTRTSATPAASRSSRASPLPERRRQSRRRGRAHTRSRSPVGRRDSASRSRPRRSRGRSRQRRTARTQSRSRVQLHPRRRSQRRRRNSRSPSPRDGCASKRPRR from the exons ATGCCGAACATGTTCCAAAGGAACGAGGAGGAGGCCTCCAACTCTggggagccag agtgCGTGCTGTGCGGCAGGACACGGGTCAACCCGGACACCTGCGGGCAGATGTTTTCCACCGGTGGGCTCTGTGCCCACCAGTTCTGCTTG ttCTTTGCTGATGGCCTCTTGGAGTGGAGAAGCCCGCTGGGAGAACTTTTTGGCTTCTCCTTCATGCCGTCCAGCATGCAGTCCCAGCTGGCAGACCAGAAG cactgctttgtctgcGGCGAGAGGGGAGCTACCATCAGCTGCGCGCAGACAGGCTGTGAGcgcagcttccatctgccctgcgcCGAGGACGGGGAGTGCGTCACCCAATATTTTGGGCAGCACCG gtccttctgctgggagcatcgcCCTCGACAGGCAGCggaggcagctccatctcagAACGCCTCCTGTGTCATCTGCCTGGACGCCGTGGGGGACAGCACGTCCTAccacaccatggtgtgcccggtgtgcaaacaggcctggttccaccggggcTG cctgcagaaacatgCCTTACACGCTGCCACCATGCGCTTCTTCTGCCCGTCTGTGGA GAAGAACGCAATTCAGTCCCAGATGACCACACTGGGGATCCAGATCCCAGTCAG ACGACCATCTTGGTGGGACGATCAGGACTACCAGTCTCTGAGAGAGAGGCACAGGCGGTGTGATGCCAGAATGTGCATCTAccttggaggcagggagagggcaCAGGAGAAGGG gcgctggcagctgctgctctgcagctcctgtggctcaGAAGGCACGCACCGGAACTGCACCTTCTGGGCCACCAGCGGCAATAGCTGGGAGTGCGACACCTGCGCTGCTGcgggcaccg CATCCCGCCCCAACTCTGACCTTGCCAGCCCCAGCGCTCCTAGCCAGATGGTAATGGG AAGCTCCCGGGCAGCTGCACGTAGACAGCATCCCAGACAGAGGGGGAGCAGCCACACAAGAAGCCGATCCCCATTGAACGGCCAGGCCTCGGGCTCCCGGAGTCAGCCCAGAAGATGCCGTGGTGGGAGCCGTACGACAGCCCGAGGTGCTCAGAGAAGCACCCGCACCTCGGCCACACCAGCAGCATCGAGGTCCTCGAGGGCTTCCCCGCTGCCTGAACGCAGGAGACAATCCAGGCGGCGAGGGCGGGCCCACACTCGAAGCCGATCCCCAGTGGGGCGTCGGGATTCAGCTTCGCGCAGCCGACCGCGAAGAAGCCGTGGCCGGTCCAGGCAGCGGAGAACGGCCCGGACACAAAGCCGCTCCCGGGTCCAACTACATCCCCGCAGACGGTCCCAAAGACGGCGCAGAAACAGCCGTTCCCCATCCCCACGGGATGGCTGTGCTTCCAAGCGGCCAAGAAGATAA
- the LOC140264581 gene encoding PHD finger protein 7-like: MPNMFQRNEEEASNSGEPECVLCRRTRVNPDTCGQMFSTGGLCAHQFCLFFADGLLEWRSPLGELFGFSLHAVQHAVQLADQKHCFVCGERGATISCAQTGCERSFHLPCAEDGECVTQYFGQHRSFCWEHRPRQAAEAAPSQNASCVICLEPVGDSTSYHTMVCPKHALHAATMRFFCPVCGGRTQFRSQMTTLGIQIPVRRPSWWDDQDYQSLRERHRRCDARMCIYLGGRERAQEKGRWQLLLCSSCGSEGTHRNCTFWATSGNSWECDTCAAAGTASRPQL; encoded by the exons ATGCCGAACATGTTCCAAAGGAACGAGGAGGAGGCCTCCAACTCTggggagccag agtgCGTGCTGTGCCGCAGGACACGGGTCAACCCGGACACCTGCGGGCAGATGTTTTCCACCGGTGGGCTCTGTGCCCACCAGTTCTGCTTG ttCTTTGCTGATGGCCTCTTGGAGTGGAGAAGCCCGCTGGGAGAACTTTTTGGCTTCTCCCTTCATGCCGTCCAGCATGCAGTCCAGCTGGCAGACCAGAAG cactgctttgtctgcGGCGAGAGGGGAGCTACCATCAGCTGCGCGCAGACAGGCTGTGAGcgcagcttccatctgccctgcgcCGAGGACGGGGAGTGCGTCACCCAATATTTTGGGCAGCACCG gtccttctgctgggagcatcgcCCTCGACAGGCAGCggaggcagctccatctcagAACGCCTCCTgtgtcatctgcctggagcccGTGGGGGACAGCACGTCCTAccacaccatggtgtgcccg aaacatgCCTTACACGCTGCCACCATGCGCTTCTTCTGCCCCGTCTGTGGAGGAAGAACGCAATTCAGGTCCCAGATGACCACACTGGGGATCCAGATCCCagtcag ACGACCATCTTGGTGGGACGATCAGGACTACCAGTCTCTGAGAGAGAGGCACAGGCGGTGTGATGCCAGAATGTGCATCTAccttggaggcagggagagggcaCAGGAGAAGGG gcgctggcagctgctgctctgcagctcctgtggctcaGAAGGCACGCACCGGAACTGCACCTTCTGGGCCACCAGCGGCAATAGCTGGGAGTGCGACACCTGCGCTGCTGcgggcaccg CATCCCGCCCCCAACTCTGA